A genomic window from Pseudonocardia broussonetiae includes:
- a CDS encoding copper transporter has translation MISLRYHVVSIAAVFLALALGVVLGASGVSDRLLSAVSAQRDDLGSQVQTLTTERDDLAAAARASDEFARRVGPAAVRGLLDGRAVTLVTAGADPAARDGLVALLGQSGATVSGEVALTDAVGDPGRADQLRELTAGLLPTGAQLPAASDTGSLLGGLLGGALLEGGDPAAVLTGLTTAGFVAAGDVPEPASLVVVLTGGALTGLDAADAAAVVARLAAELDRRGAGAVLAGSTGSAEATGAVGVARADSTVTAALSTVDDVQSGTGQVSTVLALREQLDGRAGRYGSAATAADGAAPVA, from the coding sequence ATGATCTCCCTGCGCTACCACGTCGTCTCGATCGCGGCGGTGTTCCTCGCGCTGGCCCTGGGCGTCGTCCTGGGGGCCAGCGGGGTGTCCGACCGCCTGCTGTCGGCCGTCTCCGCCCAGCGCGACGACCTCGGCAGCCAGGTGCAGACGCTCACCACCGAGCGCGACGACCTCGCCGCCGCCGCCCGTGCCTCCGACGAGTTCGCCCGCCGCGTCGGCCCCGCCGCCGTCCGCGGCCTGCTCGACGGGCGCGCCGTCACGCTCGTCACCGCCGGCGCCGACCCGGCCGCGCGCGACGGCCTCGTCGCCCTGCTCGGGCAGTCGGGCGCGACCGTGAGCGGGGAGGTCGCGCTCACCGACGCCGTCGGCGACCCGGGCCGCGCCGACCAGCTCCGCGAGCTGACCGCCGGCCTGCTCCCGACCGGGGCGCAGCTCCCCGCCGCGTCCGACACCGGCAGCCTGCTCGGCGGGCTGCTCGGCGGTGCGCTGCTCGAGGGCGGCGACCCGGCCGCGGTCCTCACCGGACTCACCACGGCGGGCTTCGTGGCCGCAGGCGACGTCCCGGAGCCCGCCTCGCTCGTCGTGGTGCTCACCGGCGGGGCCCTCACCGGACTCGACGCCGCCGACGCGGCCGCCGTCGTCGCCCGCCTGGCCGCCGAGCTCGACCGCCGCGGCGCGGGTGCCGTGCTGGCCGGCAGCACCGGCTCGGCCGAGGCCACCGGCGCCGTCGGGGTGGCCCGCGCGGACTCCACCGTGACCGCCGCGCTCTCGACCGTCGACGACGTGCAGTCGGGCACGGGGCAGGTGTCGACGGTGCTGGCCCTGCGCGAGCAGCTCGACGGCCGCGCCGGGCGCTACGGCTCGGCCGCGACGGCGGCCGACGGCGCCGCTCCGGTCGCCTGA